The genomic window TCGGCAAGATGACCAAGGGGCGGCGGCACTCGCGGGCGAGGATCAACTCCCGGCGTGCAATCGAGCGGGTGCTGCCGGCCGGTTGGCATCTCGCAGTCGAGGTCCCGGTCCGCCTGCCGACGCGGGACAGCCTCCCGGAGCCGGATCTCTACATCGCCAGGGGCGAGGCGGACGACTACGAGGATCACGACCCCGGGCCCGCGGACGTCGCCTTGGTCGTCGAGGTCTCGGACTCCTCACTCGCCGCCGATCGGGCACTCGCCGGGACCTACCTCGGCGCCGGAGTGCCGGCCTACTGGCTCGTCAACATCCCCGACCGCATCCTCGAGATCTACACCCACGCCGGTCGCGACGACCTGGCCGAGGGAGACTCGGCCGAGGTGGTCCTGGAGGGGTCGGTGGTCGGCCGAATCGCTGTCGCCGACCTGCTCCCCCGACGGCCCAAGTGACCGGCGCGGCGACCAAACGGTCCAAACGGGCCTACCCTCGGCGCATCAAAAAGCCCCGGGCCCTCCGTAGCCGCGGGGCGAAGGTAGCGGCTGGACCTTCGTGTCAGCCGGTCAGGCCGCCCGGATAACCTACTTCTCGCGTCAGGCGACCGACTCGGTCGGCTCCGGCGGGGTGGCCTCGAACAGCGGGTAGGACGGCTCCGGCTTCGGCGGGGCCGGCGGATTGCCCTGCACCGCGTTGATCTTCCGGCGGAGCCGGGCGCTGACGCCCGCATAGGCCGCCTTGCTCTGCAGGGTGCGGAAGAGCTTCGGGCCGACCACCGGGCCATACTGCTGCACGTAGTTTTCGAGCCGCGTCATCCCCGTCTCCCTCTCCGGCCCCCGGCCGGGATGCGTCCCTCATTTCCTTCCTTAAATACGTCCCCGGCCAGGACTTGGTTCGGATTTCGGGGCAGCTTCGGGGCTGGTTTTCGGGCCCGATCTCCGGGCATTTTCGTCGGCCACGATGGGTCCAGGATTTCATGCCCGAGCCGGCCTCCGCAACGCATCCAATCATTCCCCCGCGTGCTCCGTCCACCCTGGCATCGGACGCCGATAACCGCGTACCGAGGCCGACGTCCGGCCTGCGAAGAACAAGGGGATGGAGCGATGTTGTACAAGACCGTGATGGTTCTCGGCGTGCTGGCGATGGCGTGGAGCGCGACCTGGTTCTACCGGGTCTTCGCCGGGCTGGTACACCTCCAGGGTGCCGACATGATCCCGATGATCGTGGGCGGGATCGCCGGCGGCGTCGGTGCCTGGTACTTCGTGCCCCGGCTCTTCAAGTACGAGGCCGAGAGGCGTCGGGCGTTGAAGTGATCGGAGCGGCATTGGCCCCCGGCCGGCCAACCTGGCGGGGTGGCGGGCCGGGTACGTCACGAGGGGGGCATCGGCGATGTCACGGCCGCGAGCGGGCGGCACGCGGAACGCGGCGACGCGGGGCTGATGACGGGATGGCCATATACCGAGGGTCAGGGCCTCCGCGCCAGCGTGTAGGACGCGAAGATGTTCTTCTCCATGGCCGCCGCGTCGCCCCATCCCAGGGTCACGCCCATCTTCCTGGCCGCCTCGGAATCGTCCGCGTCGATCGCCTCGACCCGGAATCCGGCCCGCTCCCAGGCCTCGCGAGGGAAGGGGCAGCGGATGTCGGCCATGGGCAGGTAGTCCTTCCCGGGCGCGGGGCCGAGGTTGTAGATCAGGGCGTATCCCCCGGGCTTGATCGCGGCGCGGAGCCCCTCCAGGAACGCCGCGTCCGGCCCGAGGTCGATGAAGGCCTTGCCCCTGTCCGGGTGGACGTAGCCGCGCTTCAGGGTGTTCTTGGAGAGGAAGACGTCGAGGCCCGAGACCCTCGCCCGGATCGCCTCGTCCTGCGGGTAGCGGCCGATCGCGATGTCGACGTTGCCCTTCCCGAGCCTGCCCAGATCGTCCCTCCCGTAGAGGGCGGCCAGCGTCGGGTCGACGTCGATGCCGAGCGCATCGGCCCCCATTGCGGCCATCAGCCGGATCGGGCCGATCCCGCCGCAGCCGAGGTCCGCCACCTTCCTCCCGGCCAGGTCGGCGAGCCCGGCCCGGCCCAGGATCTCCATGGGCCGGGCGTAGGCCAGGGGGGAGCCGTAGCGGGTGTTGTAGAAGAACGACTCGTCGACCGGGACCACCTTGAGGCCCGCCCGATCCGCGCGGAGGCCCGCCTCCCGGTCGGTCAGGTACGACTTGGAGGCCTGGTCGAAGTGCAGCGTGCGGGGTGCGACCGCCGGCAGGGAGTCGGCCGCCTTCAGGAACGCGCGGGCCAGGTCCGTCGAGGCGAGCGGGGCCAGGGCCCGGGCGTCCTCCCGGATGCGGGCGACCCCCGCGGGCGCGTCCCGGGATGCGGGCGCGGGGACCTGCTTCGGGTCGTACTTCGAGCCCGCCGACACCTGCACCACGGTGATCCGCACCTTGGTGGGGAAGTATCGCTCCGGGTCCTTCCGCCTGTGCGCGTGGCCCTGGCCGCCGCTGTCGTCCTTGATCACCAGGTCCATCTGCTTGATGCCCTCCTCCCAGACGATCGACCGGTTCTCCCAGAACTCGGTCATCGCCACGTCGCGCTCGTAGATGCCCGCCTCGCGGTAGACGCCGGTCCCCATGCAGCCGTAGCCGTTGCTCCGGCCCTTGTTGGGGATGTAGCAGATGGTCCACGTCGTGGGAGCGCCGCCGGGGGGCTTCTCCAGGACCTCCAGGCGGACGTGGGCCGTGCCGTTGCGGTAGTCCACCGGCGCCGTCCAGTCGCGCGGGCGGTCCTTGTTGATCAGGTCCCCCTTGACGTAGAAGTGGGACTTGCTCGGCCTCGCGTTGTCGGCGTCGGCCTTGGTGTAGGTGAACGTGACGTCGAAGAGGACGAACTGCTCGGCGCGGGCCGCGGCCGGCATCGCGGCGAGGCCCAGGAGCAGCGCGGCTGGGGCGAGACGTCTCATGGCGGGTCTCCGGCGTTGCGGATGCGAGCGCGGGGCTGCCCCGCGAGACGACGAGTATATCGGGGCCGCGGGGCCGAAGGAGCCTGCCGGTCCCGCGTTGCAACGGGTTCCGCCGAAGGCCCTGGAGTCGCCCAGGCCGGCCGGCTCCGGTAAGATGGCGACCGGCCGATTCAACGGCGTGGAGGCCCGAATGGGTTCCGGACGAAGGACGCTCCGCTACGAGAGCTTCGACGAGGTCATGCCCGACGTCGAGCGGCTCCTCCGCGGGCACGTGACCGTCGGCAACTGGTCCCTGGCCCAGATCTGCCATCACGTGGCGGCGGTGCTCCGACGCCACGTGGACCTGCCCGCCTCGACGCCGTTCGACCCGTCCGACCGGGTCCCGGAGGGCGTGAAGCGGCACATGCTGGAGGCGGGCATCCTGCCCCCGGACATCGAGGCCCCGGCCGTCACGCGGCCGGATGCCGCGGGTACGGAGCGCGAGGAGGCCGAGGCCCTGCGAGCCGCCATCGCCTACTATCGTGGGTCCCGGGGCCCGGCCATCACGCACCGGATCTTCGGCCCCCTCACGCGCGAGGAGTGGGACCGCTTCGAGCTGGTCCACCTCGCCCATCACCTCAGCTTCGTCGTGCCGGCGTGGAGCGAGGACGATGCGGGAGGCCGCGGCGAGGGATGATCCTGGGCTCTTCCGGCTGAAGCGCGTCCCGTGCCGGCCCTGATGCAGGGACGCGGAAGGCGGTCGACGCCGCGGGCGTGGCCTCGCGGCACGATCGGGCCGGCGAACCTCTCCGGGTGGCCGTGGCGGAAGCGCAGCGACGCCGCGGTCGGGCGGGCCGGCGAGAGGGTCAGAGCTCGGCTCACGGGCCGCGGCGATCCCGCGGCATCGCCTCCGGCTCTGCCGCAGCCACCCCGGGGGGCCGGAGACTCTTCCCGGGTGGCTGTGGCGGAAGCGCAGCGACGCCACGGGATCGCCGTGGCCGGCGCACATGGCGCCGGCCCCCCGCGGGTCGGTGCGGTCCTGCGCCATCGCCCCCGGCTCTGCCGCAGCCACCCGGCGCGAGGGCCATTGATGGCGAGCGCCAACGCCCCGAAGTTTCGAGGCACCAGCGTCGGAGGCTCCCGTTCGCTCCGCCGACCTCCGCCGCCCCTCGCGGGCCTATCGATTCGCCTTCAGGTGCTCATCGAACCAGGCGAAGGCGTCCCGCTGCATCTCCAGGTCGAACTTGTGGCCGCCCGGGTAGAAGTTGCAGCGGTAGGCGTCGGCCGCGCCGCCCTTCTCGAAGGTCGCGCGGAGGATGGCGTCGGCGCGGTGCATCTCGGAGGGGGTGTAGAGCGCGTCCTCGTTGCAGTTGAGGACCATCGTGGGCCGGGGGGCGCGCAGGGCCAGGATCTCGGGGAAGTCCAGGTCGCGGGGCAGGAGCGGGACGTAGGCCATCCAGGTGTGCGTATAGCACTTGTCCAGGAGGAAGTCGCGCCAGGTGGTCATGAACCCGACGGCCACCGCGCAGGCGATGCGGTCGTCCAGGCCGGCCAGGTAGACGGTCCGCATGCCGCCGCCGGACAGCCCGGCGCAGCCGACGCGCTTCGGATCCACCTCGGGACGGGCGCAGAGGACGTCCAGCGCCCGCTGGTCCTCGACGACGTAGACGCCGGGCCAGGTGGTGCCCGCGCTGATCAGGCTCTTCTCCATGACGTGCTCGTGGGCGCCGGCGAACTTGTTGTAGCGCGCGATGCCCTCCGCGTCGCCCGGCTCCGGGTCGACCCCGCCCTCCCGGATCCGGGGCGGGACGTCGGCCGCCAGGACGCGGCGGCTCCCGAACGGGAAGGTGTCGTGGACGAGGACCGCGTAGCCGCGCCTCGCGACTTCGTTGGCCCAGGCGACGCCCCCGTAATAGTGGTCCTGGTGGGACGCGACCGTCTCCGTCAGCTCGTCGCCGGCCCGGGCGATCTTGCGCCAGCCCAGGTACTTGTTCCCGCCGTGGTCGTGGAGCCCGAGGATCGCCGGCAGCGGCCCGGCGGCCCCGGCCGGCCTCAGGAAGACCGCCTCGGTCCGCGGCCCGCCGGGGAGCTGCCACGACAGCCGCTCGACGTGCAGGCCGTCGTACTCCCGGGTCGACTCCACCCGGACCTCGGGCCTGCCCCCCCGGTCGACCGGCGCGATCCGGTCCCAGGCCCTCTCCCTCGCCACCGCCCGCCACGCGGCGAGCGACGGCCAGCGCCCCGTCCGGAACGAGAGCCGCGCCGGGCCGTCCCCGAGCACCTTCCCGGAGAGCCAGGGCCCGTAGGCCCCCACCATGTTCGGTCGCACGTCGTCGCTCCCGGGCTTCTCCTGCGCGATCGCCCCGCGACCCGGGGCCGCCATCAGGACCAGGCCGAACAGCCACGCGACGCGACACGACCGGGCGATCCTCGACATATTCCCATCCCCTCGGACGACGTCCGGGATGAACCCGGCGGTGAAGGCCCCGGCCGCGGGATGCGGGGGCCGTCTCCGCCCCCCCGCATCCCGCAGGGCGGCCCGGACGGACCCCGCCCCTCCCCTCACGATCCGGGGCAGCGGGCTTCACCATGCGGCACGGCCGCCGGCCGGTCAAGGATTTTCGTCCGCGGTCGTCGCGGCCGCGGTCGCGTTGCGGATCTCCCGTGCGCCGCTCCGCCGAGCCGGCCGCCGTGGGGCCCGCTCGGTGAGATTTCGCACAAGGCTCACGGAAATCACCGGACGGCCAATTAAATGCATCATTGAAAGATGCCAGGTAGGCGGCGAACCGTCCTTGGTCTAGTCTGACTCTGGCGACCGATCCCCCGTCGGCGAGGGGACGGAACAACGCACGGCCCGTCGCGGAGAGGGACCGGCCCGACGGGCCGGGGCGTTCGCCGTCCGCGCCGCGTCCCATTCCAATGTTCTTGGCATCAGGACCTATCGACGATGAGAAAGTTCGTTTCTTGCCTCGCGACCGCGATCCTCCTGAGCGGGGCGTGCCGTATCCAGGCCGGCACGCTCCTCGACTTCAACATGGATTCGACCCATCCGGCCGGCGCCTCGATCCGCTATGCCGGCGGCGCGGCCCCGCTGGTGGGCGTCAACCTGTCCGTGGATTCGGTCACCGGCCTCGATGCGTCGCAGAACGACGGTTCGATGCTCAGCCTGGCCGGCGGCTTGTTGAATTTCCAGACGGGCAACCTGATCAGCTCGGATGCCTCACACTGGGCCTTCGGGGCGGGCGGGTCGATCTCGATCACGACCACCTCGCCGATCCTGCCTGGGGCCAGCGACCTGCTGCTCTCGGGCACCCTGAAGTCGGTCGACGTGGAGTTGGGCAGCGGGGTGTTCAAGGTGGTCATCGCGTCCTACGTCAACACCGTGGACAGCACGCTGGCGTCCTACTTCGGGGTCGCCCCCGGCTCCTCGTGGGAAGGGGACCTGAACCTCTCGTTCCGGGCCAAGGGGCTGCCCCCCGGCGGCTTCGAGAGCAGCCGGATCCTCAGCGGCGACGTGACGACCGGCGCGGTGCCGGAGCCGAGCTCCGTCCTGATGGGCGGCATCGGCGTCCTGGGCCTGGGCCTGCTCAAGTTGCGACGCCGCGGCCGTTGACGGCATCCGCCGCACGGCGCGACCGCCAGCACCCCGTTACCGGCCAGGATGGGGCCCTCTCGCCTCACCTCCCCAGCCCTGGCCAGTCCCTTCGCGTCGATGCGTCGATGTCCTGGTGACGGATTTTCTACGGGCGACGAGGCCCGGTCCGCTCAGCCGACCCGGCCGCGAGCCCGCCCGTGTACCCCGTGCGTCCCATCAGCCCGGCGCGGGGCGGCCCGGAATCGCTCCGGCCCTCTCCGGCCGGGGGAAGGCCGGTCCCTCCCTCCCTGACCGTGGGGCGGCGGGGGGCGAGCTCGATCGCCCCTGCCCGCGTCATCCGCCCCCTCCCGACGCCCCCTTTCGTGAGGGGGCTGCTGGCCTGGATTCGCATCGCCCCTCCGGTGCAATCTTCCAGGGCCCCGGCTGATCGGAACGGACTTTCGGACTCCAAAGCTCCCGGCGGCTCCCCCGACGTTGGCGAGCGAGCGGCGGCCCGTTCGCGTCTCGTCGTGCACTCGCCCTGAATAAATGGCGAGTGGCGCAGAATACTCCCTGCAAGACGACGCCCACCGTGGCTGTCCGCATGGCATGACGGACGAATGCGGAGTCGTCGGGTTCGACCACGATCGGGGAGACTGGCGATGCGGGCCTCAAGGCGACTGGTCTGGGCGACGGCCCTGGCGTTCCTCTTCTCGACCCCGGCCCTGGCCCAGAAGGGGCGCAGCTCGAGTTCGAGCCGGCCCTCGGGCGGATCGAGCCGGCCGTCGGGCGGATCGAGTCGGCCGTCGAGCGGGTCGAGCCGGCCGTCGGGCGGCTCCATGTTCGGCGGGAGCAAGTCGAGCACGAGCAGCAAGCCGCCGACCGCCGCGACCGGCGGGAAGGCCGCGACGGGGGCCGGCGGCTCGATGTTCGGGGGGAGCAAGCCGTCCACCACCCCCCACGCCGACAAGCCGAGCACCGCCGGCGCGGGCGGCTCCTCGAAGCCGCCGGCGGGAGTCAAGCCGGGCCCCGCGTCCGCGGAGAACTCGACGAGCTCCAGGCCCACCTCCGGCGGCGTGAGCACCAAGGCGCAGGCGCAGCGGCGGGAGGAGAGCCGCCAGGCGTACATCACCACCCAGAAGGCGACGGCGCCTCCCCGGGGCGAGGCCGTGATCGGGGGGCGGTCCGTCAAGGTCGAGGCCTCGTCCCCCGCCGTGACGCAGCTCCGCGAGCGGCCCTCGACGTACATCCAGCCGGCCGTGCGCCGGGAACGCTTCGTCCAGCACGTGACGGTGTACCACTATGCCCATCCCTACGACTACTACTGGAGCCGCCCGGTCGGCTACGGCATCGGGCCGTACTCGGTCGGGTTCTGGTGGATGATGATGGAGTGGAACGCCGAGCGCCGGGCGCAGTGGCTCTACCACAACCAGGCCAGGCTGAGCGCCGAGGCCTACGCCGACGCCGCCCGCGACGCCGAGGTCCAGCGCCGCCTCGCCGCCCTGGAGGCCCAGCGGGTGCCCCGCGACGCCAACTACGTGGACCCGGAGTTCGCCGCCGACCCGACGGACCAGTACGACCAGAATTACGTCGAGGCGGCCTACAACCCCGCGGCCATGCCGGAGCAGGACCGGGGCACGCCGGCCTACCCCGCGGCGGCCCAGCAGTCACGCGGCTCCGGCATCGGGACGCTGATGCTGTGGATCACCGGCGTCTGCGGCGCGGCCGCCGTCGCCTACGTGTTCTTCAACGTCCGCTGGGGCAAGTGACGGCAGCCCGCGGCGTGGCGCGGCGTGGCGTGGCAAGCGGGGACGCCCCGGCCGGACGGCCGGGCCGTGGAACTCGGCGAGGGGGGCGGAGATGAGCTCGGCTAATGGCAAGGGCCGGACGTTGTTCGAGATGCTCACGGGCCGGAACAAGCGGGACATGACCGCCCAGGAGCTCCAGGTCCACAACCCGCTCCAGGCCAAGGTCGGCTGGTCCGTGAGCGTCAACTACGACCCCGACCTCTCCGGCTACCGGTTCTACATCGAGTCGATCTGGGTGTGGGAGACCCGCATCGGCGAGCAGACCTTCCACCACACCGACTACAACCTGAAGGCGGCGGCGGCCGTCGGGCAGGACGGGCCGGTCCGGCTCAAGCTGCGGCTGATCCCCGACGAGGAGTCGCCCCACGACCTCGGGCACCGGTTCCAGGTGCTCCGCCCGTACATGGACTTCGGCTGGAAGTTCGCCGAGGAGAACAACTTCCTGGACGTCCTCGCCGACGAGGAGGGCGTGTTCAAGATCCTCGCCGACCGGGACGGCAATCCGATCGACGAGGACCAGCAGCCGACCTACTGGCGCGTCGACGACGTCCGGGATCCGTACCGCTGCCGGGTGACCATCCTGGAGGACGCCGACGGCGACGGGTCCGTCCAGAAGGACGAGCTCAAGCACGCCGACTATCTGGTGTGGGACTACCACCGCGACACGACCGACGAGACGACCCGGCAGGCCTACCGCGAATTCCTCAACGTCGAGGAAGAGGTGGAGTACGACGACGGCGACGCGCAGTGCGTCTGGTTCACGATCTACACCGGCCGCGAGGTCGAGCCCTTCCAGGTCAGCGTGATCTGAGTCGGGTGCGCCGCGCGTCATCCCCCCTCCAACTCCGTCTCGATAAACTCATCCTGATCCGGAAGCGAGGCGGCCAGTTCTGGTCTCCTCCCCATGGTGTACCAGGGGGAAGGGGACCGGAGGGTTCGCCTCGCCCAGGGGCTTTTCCGCCCGGCCTATGTGCCCCATCTCTTGTGGGAGAAGCATGGCTTCGTAAGGGGGAGAGCGAGATCCGCTTTCACGGGGCCTCGAGGAGCGGGAAGCCCGACCGTCGTTCCCGCCGGAAACCGGACCGGGCCGCACGCCGCGATGGGCGTCAAATAATTGTTGAAGAATCAGCCAAGGTCGGTTACAAGGGACGTCGATGTATGTTGGGGAAACCGCCTTGAAGGGATCATGATGCGACCCGCGATCCTCGGATTAGTCATGATCGTCGGGGCGGGTTGCCCGGCTCGGGAGGCGGGGGCGGCGGGGCCGGCGGCCCCGGTCACCTTCGAGCGCCACGTCGAGCCGATCCTGACCCGCGCCGGGTGCAATTCCGGGCCCTGCCACGGGAAGGCGAGCGGGCAGAACGGGTTCAAGCTGTCGCTCCAGGGCTTCGACCCCGCGTTCGACCACGTCGCGCTGACGCGGGAGGCGGGGGGCCGGCGGATCCTCCGCTCCACCCCCGAGGGGAGCCTGCTCCTCCGCAAGGCGACGGCGGAGCTGCCGCACGGCGGGGGCCGGCGGCTCGAGCCCGGCGGGCCCTTCTACGAGACGATCCGCCGCTGGATCGCCGAGGGGAGTCCCCGGACCCCGCCCGAGGCCCCGAAGCTGGCCCGGATCGGCGTCGAGCCGGGCGAGCGGGCCCTCAAGCCCGGGGAATCGTTCGACCTCCGGGTGATCGCCCGCTACTCCGACGGGTCGGCCGAGGACGTGACCCGGCTGGCGACCTTCGCGTCGAGCGAGGCGACGGCCGTCGCGGTCGAGCCCGGGGGGCGGGTCAGGGCGGGCAAGCTCGCCGGCGAGGCGACGATCTCGGCGCGGTACGAGGGGCTGTTCGCCAACTGCGACGTCGCGATCCCCCTGGCCGGCGAGGTCCCCGCGGCCGAGTACGAGGCGTTCCCCCGCTCGAACTTCATCGACGACCTCGTCCTGGCCAAGTGGAAGAAGCTCGGCCTGACGCCCTCGGCCCTCGCGGGCGACGCCACGTTCCTGAGGCGGGCCCACCTCGACGTCATCGGCCGGCTGCCGACGCCCGACGAGG from Aquisphaera giovannonii includes these protein-coding regions:
- a CDS encoding Uma2 family endonuclease gives rise to the protein MTETIGPAAVVRSPAPRGRMTVAEYEGLIESGVIDERAPVELIEGRIVGKMTKGRRHSRARINSRRAIERVLPAGWHLAVEVPVRLPTRDSLPEPDLYIARGEADDYEDHDPGPADVALVVEVSDSSLAADRALAGTYLGAGVPAYWLVNIPDRILEIYTHAGRDDLAEGDSAEVVLEGSVVGRIAVADLLPRRPK
- a CDS encoding MDR/zinc-dependent alcohol dehydrogenase-like family protein, whose amino-acid sequence is MRRLAPAALLLGLAAMPAAARAEQFVLFDVTFTYTKADADNARPSKSHFYVKGDLINKDRPRDWTAPVDYRNGTAHVRLEVLEKPPGGAPTTWTICYIPNKGRSNGYGCMGTGVYREAGIYERDVAMTEFWENRSIVWEEGIKQMDLVIKDDSGGQGHAHRRKDPERYFPTKVRITVVQVSAGSKYDPKQVPAPASRDAPAGVARIREDARALAPLASTDLARAFLKAADSLPAVAPRTLHFDQASKSYLTDREAGLRADRAGLKVVPVDESFFYNTRYGSPLAYARPMEILGRAGLADLAGRKVADLGCGGIGPIRLMAAMGADALGIDVDPTLAALYGRDDLGRLGKGNVDIAIGRYPQDEAIRARVSGLDVFLSKNTLKRGYVHPDRGKAFIDLGPDAAFLEGLRAAIKPGGYALIYNLGPAPGKDYLPMADIRCPFPREAWERAGFRVEAIDADDSEAARKMGVTLGWGDAAAMEKNIFASYTLARRP
- a CDS encoding DUF1569 domain-containing protein, with translation MGSGRRTLRYESFDEVMPDVERLLRGHVTVGNWSLAQICHHVAAVLRRHVDLPASTPFDPSDRVPEGVKRHMLEAGILPPDIEAPAVTRPDAAGTEREEAEALRAAIAYYRGSRGPAITHRIFGPLTREEWDRFELVHLAHHLSFVVPAWSEDDAGGRGEG
- a CDS encoding alpha/beta hydrolase family protein encodes the protein MSRIARSCRVAWLFGLVLMAAPGRGAIAQEKPGSDDVRPNMVGAYGPWLSGKVLGDGPARLSFRTGRWPSLAAWRAVARERAWDRIAPVDRGGRPEVRVESTREYDGLHVERLSWQLPGGPRTEAVFLRPAGAAGPLPAILGLHDHGGNKYLGWRKIARAGDELTETVASHQDHYYGGVAWANEVARRGYAVLVHDTFPFGSRRVLAADVPPRIREGGVDPEPGDAEGIARYNKFAGAHEHVMEKSLISAGTTWPGVYVVEDQRALDVLCARPEVDPKRVGCAGLSGGGMRTVYLAGLDDRIACAVAVGFMTTWRDFLLDKCYTHTWMAYVPLLPRDLDFPEILALRAPRPTMVLNCNEDALYTPSEMHRADAILRATFEKGGAADAYRCNFYPGGHKFDLEMQRDAFAWFDEHLKANR
- a CDS encoding PEP-CTERM sorting domain-containing protein; this encodes MRKFVSCLATAILLSGACRIQAGTLLDFNMDSTHPAGASIRYAGGAAPLVGVNLSVDSVTGLDASQNDGSMLSLAGGLLNFQTGNLISSDASHWAFGAGGSISITTTSPILPGASDLLLSGTLKSVDVELGSGVFKVVIASYVNTVDSTLASYFGVAPGSSWEGDLNLSFRAKGLPPGGFESSRILSGDVTTGAVPEPSSVLMGGIGVLGLGLLKLRRRGR